The nucleotide window AAATAAAAAACTTTCCTGGTTAGCCATGTTCATCGCCCTTTCCGCAGCGGGATCTTTCATCAAGATCCCGGCAGTGATAGGGAGTGTGGCATTCGATACCTTGCCTGCCCTTGTGGCTGCAGGAGTACTGGGAGGAACTGCAGGAGCAGCAGTGGGCGCAATCGGTCATCTGCTGTCTGCACTTGCTTCTGGGATGCCGCTGGGACCATTTCATTTCCTGATTGCCGGTGAAATGGCCCTGCTGGTTTATTTTTTCGGCTTGTTAAAAAGGAGCGGCAAAAACTGGTCATCAGGCATACTATTTTTTCTGGGCAACACCTTCGCTGCACCGCTGCCGTTTATTCTGCTAATGGGAAAGTCTTTTTACTTAGCGATCGTTCCATCGTTGTTTATTGGCTCCATCCTGAATACAATCCTTGCTTTTCTCGTTTTGCCGAGAATTGCCAGAGTTTTTGGTCGCAGCCTTGCATTCTCAAGACAGGCTTAAACCAACTTAAAACGGTGCAGGGAGGAAAAAGTTAGTGAGAGATATTTTAATCATTCCTTTATCAGAAGAGGAAAATCTGGTGATAGCCAGTGATAACAGCGGCAGTATTGGAATGAAGAACGATGATGCGGTTCAGGTTCGATATAAAATGGTTGCTTACTATTCATTCCGGGTGGCTGTCATGGAGTGCATAAGTGCGGCTGCAGCACCTTTTGCGGTCGTTATCCAGAACTTCTGCGGTAATAATACCTGGCATGAACTTTTAGAAGGTATTGAACAAGGAATAAGTGAGCTTGGAAAGCTAGACATCCAAATCACTGGCAGCACGGAAACCAATTTCGTGATGAACCAATCGGCAGTTGGCCTAACTGTACTGGGAAAAAGAAGGGCAAACGTAAATAGTGATAAGCTGAAATACAATTCAGGAACAAGCATAGCTGTCATTGGCTCCCCACTGGTCGGGCAAGAGCTTTTGGAAATGGAAGAACAGGTTGTGCCATTGTCGGTTTTTATGGAGGTTTGCGCCATCGAAGACGTGGTAACGATTCCAGTCGGTTCGAGGGGAATCCTTCATGAGCTGAATGCTCTGTTTGACGGTACGCCATTCACTGAAGAAAATGTGGATTCAACAATCCAACTAACGAAATCATCCGGTCCATCTACCTGCTTTGTTGCAGTTTGTCCGACAGAAAAACTAGATGAATTGAAATCGATTTCCGGCCGCTATTATCATGAATTAATCTATTCGGGGTGAAAAATGCTTAATTTATATGTGATCAGACATGGAGAAACAGATTGGAATAAAGAAAAAAGAAGCCAGGGCCGTCTCGACTCTTCACTTACTGAAAAAGGAAAAGGAGATGCCCGCTTACTGGGAGCCAGGCTTCAGGATACAGAGTTCAACCAGATTATTTCGTCTCCAAGTGGAAGAACATTGGAAACAGCCAGGCTGGTAAGAGGAGAAAGGGGAATTCCCTTGGTAACCGACGAAAGGTTAATGGAAATCGATTTAGGGGAGTGGCAGGGAAAAACAGAGGAAGAAATCGAAACGATGTATCCCGATGAATTCCATTCTTACTGGAATGAGCCTGATAGCTATACTAGTGTTGGAGGGGAGACCTTTGTACAGGTCCAGCAAAGAATTGTGGATTTTTTAGAAAATCTTGAAAAGACAGTGACGAATGGCAATGTCCTGATTGTTACACATGGCGTAGTAATTAAAACTCTATACTTGCTATGCCGTAATTCTTCGTTAAAACGGTTATGGGACCCGCCATTCATTCATGGAACCAGCTTAACGATTTTAACCCTGGATGCTGGAAGAAAAGAACTTCTGCTTGAAGCCTGTGTTTCTCATGGTTCCTGACCAGAAATTGAATGTAAAAATGCATCTAATGTTGGGTCTTTTCAAAAGCTTATCTTGTAGGATGCATAATAAGTAAAGGCCCTGTAGTTATACAAGGCCTTTACACTATCGTGCAGTTACTTTGTTTAAAAACTGCTGTGTACGCTTATTTTGTGATTGTTCAAATACTTCTTGTGGTGTTCCTCTTTCGACAACAATACCGCCGTCCATGAAGATGACTTCGTCAGCGGCATCGTGGGCAAAGCTCATTTCATGGGTGACGATAACCATCGTGATCTCTTCCCTGGCAAGGTCTTTCATTACCTTCAGTACTTCTCCGACGAGTTCCGGGTCAAGGGCTGATGTTGGTTCATCGAAGAGCAGAACCTGAGGGTCCATCGCCATTGCACGGGCAATTCCCACACGCTGCTGTTGACCGCCGGACAGCTGGTGGGGGTAATTATCGGCACGATCTTTCAGTCCTACCTTATCAAGGAGGGCCAGCGCCTTTTTCCTAGCTTCTTCTTTTGAACGCTTCAGCACAATCATCTGCCCTTCCATTACATTTTCAATCGCGGTCAGATGAGGGAAGAGGTTATAGTTCTGGAATACCATCCCGGTCTGCTTGCGGAAGGCTACCATTTCGGCCGTTTTAATTTTCGCATTATCCCCGAACTGGAGAGTTCTGCTGCCCAGCTCTATTTTTCCGGCATCAGGAGTTTCGAGCAGGTTCATGCAGCGTAGAAGGGTGGTTTTCCCTGAGCCTGAAGGGCCAATGATCACGGCCGTTTTACCGGTGGGGATCTCTAGGTCGATTCCTTTCAGTACTTCCAGTTCGCCGAATTTTTTATATAGCTTTTCAATCTTAATCATTCAGGCACCTCCATCATTTTGCAACACTTCTTCCAAAACGGTCTTCAAGGTAGTTCTGGAAATAAGAAAGGATTGTGCTGAAAATCAGATAAATAAATGCAACCTCGATATACAGCCAAAGCGGCTCATAAGTGGCTGCCGCAATCTGCTGTCCCTTTTGGAACATTTCCGTAACTGTGATGGTCGCTGCCAGGGATGTATCCTTAACCAGGCTGATAAAGGAGTTCCCAAGAGGCGGGAGAGATACCCTGACTGCCTGGGGAACGATGATGCGCCTCATTGCCTGGCTCC belongs to Mesobacillus sp. AQ2 and includes:
- a CDS encoding ECF transporter S component, whose amino-acid sequence is MKNKKLSWLAMFIALSAAGSFIKIPAVIGSVAFDTLPALVAAGVLGGTAGAAVGAIGHLLSALASGMPLGPFHFLIAGEMALLVYFFGLLKRSGKNWSSGILFFLGNTFAAPLPFILLMGKSFYLAIVPSLFIGSILNTILAFLVLPRIARVFGRSLAFSRQA
- a CDS encoding ATP-binding protein; translation: MRDILIIPLSEEENLVIASDNSGSIGMKNDDAVQVRYKMVAYYSFRVAVMECISAAAAPFAVVIQNFCGNNTWHELLEGIEQGISELGKLDIQITGSTETNFVMNQSAVGLTVLGKRRANVNSDKLKYNSGTSIAVIGSPLVGQELLEMEEQVVPLSVFMEVCAIEDVVTIPVGSRGILHELNALFDGTPFTEENVDSTIQLTKSSGPSTCFVAVCPTEKLDELKSISGRYYHELIYSG
- a CDS encoding histidine phosphatase family protein translates to MLNLYVIRHGETDWNKEKRSQGRLDSSLTEKGKGDARLLGARLQDTEFNQIISSPSGRTLETARLVRGERGIPLVTDERLMEIDLGEWQGKTEEEIETMYPDEFHSYWNEPDSYTSVGGETFVQVQQRIVDFLENLEKTVTNGNVLIVTHGVVIKTLYLLCRNSSLKRLWDPPFIHGTSLTILTLDAGRKELLLEACVSHGS
- a CDS encoding amino acid ABC transporter ATP-binding protein, which produces MIKIEKLYKKFGELEVLKGIDLEIPTGKTAVIIGPSGSGKTTLLRCMNLLETPDAGKIELGSRTLQFGDNAKIKTAEMVAFRKQTGMVFQNYNLFPHLTAIENVMEGQMIVLKRSKEEARKKALALLDKVGLKDRADNYPHQLSGGQQQRVGIARAMAMDPQVLLFDEPTSALDPELVGEVLKVMKDLAREEITMVIVTHEMSFAHDAADEVIFMDGGIVVERGTPQEVFEQSQNKRTQQFLNKVTAR